In Rattus rattus isolate New Zealand chromosome 9, Rrattus_CSIRO_v1, whole genome shotgun sequence, a genomic segment contains:
- the Tbx21 gene encoding T-box transcription factor TBX21, with the protein MGIVEPGCGDMLTGTEPIPSDEGRGTGADQQHRFFYPEPGAQDPTDRRAVSSLGSSYSGGALVPAPPGRFLGAYAYPPRAQATGFPGPGESFPPPAGAEGYPPVDGYAAPDPRAGLYPGPREDYALPAGLEVSGKLRVALSNHLLWSKFNQHQTEMIITKQGRRMFPFLSFTVAGLEPTSHYRMFVDVVLVDQHHWRYQSGKWVQCGKAEGSMPGNRLYVHPDSPNTGAHWMRQEVSFGKLKLTNNKGASNNVTQMIVLQSLHKYQPRLHIVEVNDGEPEAACSANTHIFTFQETQFIAVTAYQNAEITQLKIDNNPFAKGFRENFESMYTSVDTSVPSPPGPNCQLLGGDPYSPLLSNQYPVSSRFYPDLPGQPKDMVSQSYWLGTPREPSYETEFRAVSVKPTFLPSAPGTTVPYYRGPDVLAPGAGWPMAPQYPPKMSPAGWFRTMRTLPMDPGLGSSEEQGSPSLWTEVTSLQPEPSDSGLGEGDTKRRRISPYPSSGDSSSPAGAPSPFDKETEGQFYNYFPN; encoded by the exons ATGGGCATCGTGGAGCCGGGCTGCGGAGACATGCTGACCGGCACCGAGCCGATACCGAGTGACGAGGGCCGGGGGACCGGAGCGGACCAGCAGCATCGCTTCTTTTATCCGGAGCCGGGCGCACAGGACCCGACCGATCGCCGGGCAGTTAGCAGCCTGGGGTCGTCCTACTCTGGAGGCGCCCTGGTGCCTGCCCCGCCGGGTCGCTTCCTCGGAGCCTACGCCTACCCGCCCCGGGCCCAGGCGACTGGCTTCCCTGGGCCTGGCGAGTCCTTCCCGCCGCCCGCGGGTGCGGAGGGCTACCCGCCGGTGGATGGCTACGCTGCCCCGGACCCGCGCGCCGGGCTCTATCCAGGGCCGCGCGAGGACTACGCATTGCCCGCGGGGTTGGAGGTGTCGGGGAAGCTGAGAGTCGCGCTCAGCAACCACCTGTTGTGGTCCAAGTTCAACCAGCACCAGACAGAGATGATCATCACTAAGCAAGGACG GAGAATGTTCCCATTCCTGTCCTTCACTGTGGCCGGGCTGGAGCCCACAAGCCATTACAGGATGTTCGTGGATGTAGTCTTGGTGGACCAGCACCACTGGCGGTACCAGAGTGGCAAGTGGGTGCAGTGTGGGAAGGCCGAAGGCAGTATGCCAG GGAACCGCTTATACGTCCACCCAGACTCCCCCAACACTGGAGCCCACTGGATGCGACAGGAAGTTTCATTTGGGAAACTAAAGCTTACCAACAACAAGGGGGCTTCCAACAATGTGACCCAG ATGATCGTCCTGCAGTCTCTCCATAAGTACCAGCCCCGGCTCCACATCGTGGAGGTGAATGACGGTGAGCCAGAGGCGGCCTGCAGTGCTAACACTCACATCTTTACCTTCCAAGAGACCCAGTTCATTGCCGTGACTGCCTACCAGAATGCAGAG ATCACTCAGCTGAAAATCGACAACAACCCCTTTGCCAAAGGATTCCGGGAGAACTTTGAGTC catgTATACATCTGTTGATACGAGTGTTCCCTCGCCACCTGGACCCAACTGTCAACTGCTTGGGGGAGACCCCTACTCACCTCTTCTGTCGAACCAGTATCCTGTCTCCAGCCGTTTCTACCCTGACCTTCCAGGCCAGCCCAAAGATATGGTTTCACAGTCTTACTGGCTGGGAACACCTCGGGAACCCAGTTATGAAACAGAGTTCCGAGCAGTGAGCGTGAAGCCCACATTCCTACCCTCTGCTCCTGGGACCACTGTGCCCTACTACCGGGGCCCAGATGTCCTGGCTCCCGGAGCTGGTTGGCCCATGGCGCCTCAGTACCCTCCTAAGATGAGCCCAGCTGGCTGGTTCCGAACCATGCGAACTCTGCCCATGGACCCGGGCCTGGGATCCTCAGAGGAACAGGGCTCCCCTTCGCTGTGGACTGAGGTCACCTCCCTCCAGCCCGAGCCCAGCGACTCAGGACTAGGCGAGGGAGACACTAAGAGGAGGAGAATATCCCCTTATCCTTCCAGTGGCGACAGCTCCTCTCCCGCTGGGGCCCCCTCTCCTTTTGATAAGGAAACCGAAGGCCAGTTTTATAACTATTTTCCCAACTGA